In Anaerolineales bacterium, one DNA window encodes the following:
- a CDS encoding YkvA family protein, which translates to MAKTKSSDITVSQEGGVVRNILNQLKLIARLMGDRRVSFFAKLIPVGALIYLISPIDAISIPVIGVVDDAALLWLGSYIFTELCPPEVVAEHMKELTGNVNSGGQDDVVDAEATDVKEE; encoded by the coding sequence ATGGCAAAAACGAAATCATCAGATATCACCGTCTCGCAGGAGGGCGGTGTGGTACGGAATATCCTCAACCAGCTCAAACTTATCGCCCGCCTCATGGGCGACCGCCGCGTCAGTTTCTTCGCAAAGCTCATCCCCGTTGGCGCGCTCATTTATCTGATCTCCCCGATTGACGCGATCTCCATCCCGGTCATCGGGGTGGTGGACGATGCCGCGCTGCTCTGGCTTGGCTCCTACATTTTCACGGAACTTTGCCCGCCGGAAGTCGTGGCGGAACATATGAAGGAACTGACCGGCAACGTCAATTCCGGCGGACAGGATGATGTTGTGGACGCGGAAGCCACAGACGTAAAAGAAGAATGA
- a CDS encoding OsmC family protein has product MEMLIDFPGGLKVDAHFRGHTVETDQPPADSAPMPFELFLASIGTCAGIYVLGFCRQRNLPTEGIRIIQRNHPNPASGLMDSIELEIQVPSTFPEQYHAALIRSAELCKVKKTLENPPTFDVITKVVEAA; this is encoded by the coding sequence ATGGAGATGCTAATTGACTTTCCCGGCGGGCTGAAGGTGGATGCCCATTTTCGCGGTCATACTGTTGAAACAGACCAACCGCCGGCGGATTCCGCGCCGATGCCGTTCGAGCTGTTCCTGGCCTCGATCGGCACATGCGCAGGGATCTATGTGCTTGGCTTTTGCCGCCAGCGCAATTTGCCCACCGAGGGCATCCGTATCATCCAGCGCAATCACCCGAATCCGGCCAGCGGGTTGATGGACAGTATCGAGCTGGAGATCCAGGTTCCGTCCACGTTCCCGGAGCAATACCATGCCGCGTTGATCCGTTCGGCAGAGTTATGCAAGGTAAAGAAAACCCTGGAAAACCCGCCCACATTTGATGTAATAACAAAAGTGGTCGAGGCCGCGTAG
- a CDS encoding NYN domain-containing protein: MPYLIDGHNLIPKLGLRLESMDDEMELAALLQEFARLKRKQVEVYFDGAPAPHAGTRKLGTVRAHFIRRGQTADAAIRARLVTMGKSARNWIVVSSDREVQSAARANQAQFISSEEFAKLLKTILASAPQTSPEDKNLSAQEVDEWLRLFRGKGN, encoded by the coding sequence ATGCCCTACCTGATCGACGGACATAACCTGATACCAAAACTTGGACTGCGGCTGGAATCCATGGACGACGAAATGGAACTGGCCGCCCTCCTGCAGGAATTTGCACGGCTCAAACGGAAACAGGTCGAAGTTTATTTTGACGGCGCGCCAGCGCCTCATGCCGGGACCCGCAAACTGGGCACGGTCCGAGCGCATTTCATCCGCCGCGGGCAAACCGCAGATGCAGCCATCCGCGCTCGTCTGGTCACGATGGGAAAATCGGCAAGGAATTGGATCGTTGTATCGTCCGACCGCGAGGTACAAAGCGCCGCGCGTGCCAATCAGGCGCAATTCATTTCCTCCGAAGAGTTTGCAAAACTATTGAAAACTATCCTCGCCTCCGCGCCGCAAACCAGCCCGGAGGATAAAAACCTTTCAGCGCAGGAGGTGGATGAGTGGCTAAGACTTTTTCGTGGAAAAGGAAATTAA
- a CDS encoding histone deacetylase — MNSIFTFVRSPNHEYPDHPERPARLDLLEPILASFNAERIGPIRATTDEVARVHEPKLIRTIEELCQQGMGIIDHAPTYVTKTSFEDALFAAGGALACTRAVMNGEARNAFAIVRPPGHHAEPHRAMGFCIFNNIAIAAQDALAHGMEHVMVIDYDAHHGNGTQAAFMDDERAGFISTHQWGIYPGTGWIEDAPHAKGRLFNVPLHAHAGDKTFARIADEIFKPAVERFRPQMLFISVGFDAHWNDPLTSLGLSTQGYFNIARKLVELAEEYCDGKIVFVLEGGYDPHNVAHGAAAVFGALTNARFKNEANDPSPYPEPDHESHIHEVLKWNGIVK; from the coding sequence ATGAATTCCATCTTCACGTTTGTCCGCTCCCCCAACCACGAATATCCCGATCACCCCGAACGCCCCGCCAGGCTGGATCTGCTGGAGCCGATACTGGCATCCTTCAACGCGGAACGCATCGGGCCGATCCGCGCAACAACTGACGAAGTGGCGCGTGTGCATGAGCCGAAATTGATTCGGACGATTGAAGAGCTTTGCCAACAGGGAATGGGCATCATTGACCACGCCCCCACGTATGTGACCAAAACGTCCTTCGAAGATGCCCTGTTTGCGGCAGGCGGAGCGCTTGCCTGTACGCGGGCTGTGATGAACGGAGAAGCGCGGAATGCATTTGCCATTGTCCGCCCGCCGGGACATCACGCCGAGCCGCACCGCGCCATGGGATTTTGCATTTTCAATAACATCGCCATCGCCGCGCAGGACGCGCTGGCGCACGGCATGGAGCACGTGATGGTCATCGATTATGACGCGCATCACGGCAACGGCACGCAGGCAGCCTTCATGGATGACGAACGCGCGGGATTCATCTCCACCCATCAATGGGGCATCTACCCCGGCACAGGCTGGATCGAAGACGCGCCTCACGCAAAAGGACGGCTGTTCAATGTCCCCTTGCACGCCCATGCCGGTGACAAAACATTCGCACGGATCGCTGATGAGATATTCAAACCGGCGGTGGAAAGATTCCGCCCGCAGATGCTGTTCATCTCGGTTGGGTTCGATGCGCATTGGAACGATCCGCTCACGTCACTGGGGCTTTCCACGCAGGGATATTTCAACATCGCAAGGAAACTGGTTGAACTTGCTGAAGAATACTGTGACGGCAAGATCGTGTTCGTGCTCGAAGGCGGCTATGATCCGCACAACGTCGCTCACGGGGCGGCGGCTGTCTTCGGCGCATTGACCAACGCGCGGTTCAAGAATGAGGCGAACGACCCGTCGCCATATCCGGAACCGGACCACGAGTCACACATTCATGAAGTCTTGAAATGGAACGGCATCGTAAAATAG
- a CDS encoding zinc ribbon domain-containing protein has product MARRVTKGFVQLEWVCPNCDGRNPGPEKTCQSCGAPQPENVQFQRAAEEKIITDEKVAEAVRSGADIHCGFCGTRNPATAITCSQCGGNLEEGMARQKGRVLQAAPTPPKALTCTNCGTENPGTERNCSKCGAPLPRLEAPKPMQAQAGAAQQTVPKKKTNWFLFGGIAAFLVFCCVALAVLFLLPSKSLEGTVTNVQWQTFVPVQEIRAVDYSNERGSPPSDAYNVSCRNESREVCTERVEDTGTGFGEVVEDCHTETEQYCSYTRDEWKTIQTYDLSGNDLFPSYANPSIASDQRVGSTSENLSVYFSTSDGQETYSPKSLSEFQQFTIGSVWTLKLNALGGIVSVER; this is encoded by the coding sequence ATGGCTCGCAGAGTAACCAAGGGTTTTGTTCAATTGGAATGGGTTTGCCCGAATTGCGATGGGCGAAATCCCGGACCCGAAAAGACATGCCAGAGCTGCGGCGCGCCGCAGCCGGAGAATGTGCAATTCCAGCGCGCGGCGGAAGAGAAGATCATCACCGATGAAAAAGTGGCGGAGGCAGTGCGTTCGGGCGCAGACATTCACTGCGGGTTTTGCGGCACACGCAACCCTGCGACAGCAATTACCTGTTCGCAATGCGGCGGGAATTTGGAGGAAGGGATGGCGCGCCAAAAAGGACGGGTTTTGCAGGCAGCTCCCACTCCGCCGAAAGCCCTGACCTGCACGAACTGCGGGACCGAAAACCCCGGTACGGAGCGGAACTGCTCCAAGTGCGGCGCCCCATTGCCCAGGCTCGAGGCGCCGAAACCGATGCAGGCACAGGCTGGCGCCGCTCAACAAACTGTGCCAAAGAAGAAAACGAACTGGTTCCTGTTCGGAGGCATTGCGGCGTTCCTTGTTTTTTGCTGTGTGGCACTTGCCGTGCTCTTTTTGCTCCCCTCCAAATCACTGGAAGGGACAGTGACGAATGTGCAGTGGCAGACCTTCGTGCCGGTGCAGGAGATCCGCGCAGTGGATTATTCGAACGAGCGCGGAAGCCCGCCTTCGGATGCGTACAACGTCTCGTGCCGAAACGAGAGCAGGGAAGTATGCACGGAACGGGTGGAAGATACCGGCACTGGTTTCGGTGAAGTGGTGGAGGATTGTCATACGGAGACCGAACAGTATTGCAGCTACACCCGCGATGAGTGGAAAACCATCCAGACCTATGATCTGAGCGGGAACGACCTCTTCCCGAGCTATGCAAATCCATCCATTGCCAGTGACCAGCGGGTCGGCTCCACCTCTGAAAATTTGAGCGTGTATTTCAGCACCTCGGATGGACAGGAAACCTATTCTCCGAAATCGCTCAGTGAGTTTCAGCAATTTACGATCGGCAGTGTATGGACGCTGAAGCTGAATGCGCTGGGCGGGATCGTGAGCGTGGAAAGATAG
- a CDS encoding TIGR03862 family flavoprotein, with product MDAEAECAGRDRERGKIVVREQQIVNRETPERVREFSLYTATVLYNDDMNKTVAVIGGGPAGLMAAEVLSQQGAQVDVYDSMPSPGRKFLMAGKSGLNITHSEPFELFISRYASRKEEVKKWLVDFTPDDLREWARGLGIETFVGTSGRVFPVGMKASLLLRAWLKRLDGAGVNFHLKHRWNGVIAAEDGGGSSIEFETPNGIKSIKAEAVILSLGGGSWRRLGSDGAWVHWLEQAGVKVEALKPSNCGFDVAWSPVFKEKFDGHPIKSVILSFGEFRQQGEFIVTKEGVEGSLVYAASALMRDALISNGQAVMMLNLAPDKTEAQLAERLSKPRGSRTMASHLEKTAGMKGVKAGLLREFVPKEEFTDMERLAFYIKHLPVPLIATRPLDEAISSAGGVTFEALDENLMLKKLPGVFCAGEMLDWEAPTGGYLITACMASGRRAGMGMTRWLEIGKINR from the coding sequence ATGGACGCTGAAGCTGAATGCGCTGGGCGGGATCGTGAGCGTGGAAAGATAGTCGTACGTGAACAGCAGATCGTGAATCGTGAAACTCCCGAACGCGTTCGGGAGTTTTCGCTTTATACCGCTACGGTATTATATAATGACGATATGAATAAAACAGTGGCGGTCATCGGCGGCGGGCCTGCGGGGCTTATGGCGGCGGAAGTGTTGAGTCAGCAGGGTGCGCAGGTGGATGTGTACGACTCCATGCCGTCGCCGGGACGTAAATTCCTGATGGCGGGCAAAAGCGGGTTGAACATCACGCACTCGGAGCCGTTCGAACTGTTTATTTCACGATATGCCAGCCGAAAAGAAGAAGTGAAAAAATGGCTGGTGGATTTCACACCCGATGACTTGCGCGAATGGGCGCGCGGACTTGGGATTGAAACATTCGTCGGCACATCAGGGCGGGTGTTCCCGGTGGGGATGAAGGCAAGTCTGCTATTGCGGGCGTGGCTGAAACGATTGGATGGGGCCGGAGTCAATTTTCATTTGAAACATAGATGGAATGGAGTCATCGCCGCCGAGGACGGCGGTGGGAGCAGCATTGAATTTGAAACACCCAATGGAATCAAGTCTATAAAAGCGGAGGCTGTGATCCTGTCCCTTGGCGGCGGGAGTTGGCGCAGACTTGGCTCGGACGGGGCATGGGTCCATTGGCTGGAGCAGGCTGGGGTTAAGGTGGAGGCGTTGAAACCGTCCAATTGTGGATTCGATGTGGCGTGGAGTCCGGTCTTCAAGGAGAAGTTTGACGGGCATCCGATCAAGTCAGTGATTTTGTCGTTTGGGGAGTTTCGTCAACAGGGGGAGTTTATCGTCACGAAGGAAGGTGTGGAAGGAAGTTTGGTGTATGCAGCGTCGGCGCTGATGCGGGATGCGCTTATTTCAAATGGGCAGGCGGTGATGATGCTTAACCTGGCGCCGGATAAAACGGAGGCACAATTGGCCGAGCGGTTGTCGAAGCCGCGCGGGTCACGGACGATGGCGAGCCATTTGGAAAAGACGGCAGGGATGAAGGGCGTGAAGGCGGGACTCTTGCGCGAGTTCGTACCAAAAGAGGAGTTTACGGATATGGAGCGGCTTGCGTTCTACATCAAACATTTACCCGTGCCGTTGATCGCGACGCGCCCGCTGGATGAGGCGATCAGTTCGGCGGGCGGTGTGACGTTCGAGGCGTTGGATGAGAATTTAATGTTGAAGAAGTTGCCCGGCGTTTTTTGCGCAGGTGAAATGCTGGATTGGGAAGCGCCGACGGGCGGCTATTTGATCACGGCCTGTATGGCGAGCGGACGACGGGCGGGGATGGGGATGACGAGGTGGTTGGAAATCGGAAAAATCAACCGCTAA
- a CDS encoding aromatic amino acid ammonia-lyase, which yields MTIILNGSELTVEKLVAIARDNEKVELAPEALERIKVCRAMLEEKLANKEVMYGTNTGIGEFSETMLNDEQVKEFQKYLIYNHAAGIGDPAPIEHVRAALAGRINVHAHGNSGCRPEITLTMVEMLNKGVTPVVCQKGSVGASGDLAPMAQAALLLMGEGEAFYNGERLTGQEAMRRAGIEVPGLQARDGLAAINGSNLLTAMSALHIYDMERFLKQAEIAAAMSIEALLGNMKPYNTKLHELRGFKGAVISAQNMMKVIAGSDLTTGKMKTKVQDAYSMRSTPQVIGAARDAITYARSQVEIELNGVGDNPIFIPEDKLTLTGANFQGSPVALPMDMAGAAVTMVCVLSERRLNRLTNPALSQGLPDFLAHEPGFYSGLMLSQYTADSLIVEQRILSAPASIQSIPAAADQEDFVSMGMNTALKNGQILDNAYGILGIEFMAAAQALDFREFTPGAGTQKARKVIRKYVKHLDIDRPLYPDHNAMKTLVQSGEILSKVEDVVGKLG from the coding sequence ATGACCATCATTCTGAACGGCTCGGAACTCACAGTTGAAAAACTCGTTGCGATTGCGCGGGATAACGAAAAAGTGGAACTTGCCCCCGAGGCCCTCGAGCGCATCAAGGTCTGCCGCGCCATGCTGGAGGAGAAGCTTGCCAACAAGGAGGTCATGTATGGGACGAATACCGGCATCGGCGAATTTTCGGAGACGATGCTCAACGATGAGCAGGTGAAGGAATTCCAGAAATACCTCATCTATAATCACGCGGCGGGGATCGGCGACCCTGCGCCCATTGAACATGTCCGCGCCGCGCTGGCGGGGCGCATCAACGTCCATGCGCATGGGAACTCCGGGTGCCGACCCGAGATCACGCTGACAATGGTGGAGATGCTTAATAAAGGCGTCACACCAGTTGTTTGTCAGAAGGGATCGGTTGGCGCGAGCGGTGACCTTGCTCCGATGGCGCAAGCCGCGCTGCTGCTCATGGGCGAGGGAGAGGCTTTTTATAACGGCGAACGACTCACAGGTCAGGAAGCGATGCGGCGGGCGGGAATCGAAGTCCCCGGCTTGCAGGCACGCGACGGTCTCGCCGCGATCAATGGCTCGAATCTATTGACCGCCATGTCTGCGCTGCACATCTACGACATGGAGCGTTTCCTCAAGCAGGCGGAGATCGCCGCGGCGATGTCCATCGAAGCGCTGCTCGGCAACATGAAGCCGTATAACACGAAACTGCATGAACTGCGTGGGTTCAAAGGCGCGGTCATTTCTGCACAGAATATGATGAAGGTCATCGCAGGCTCGGATTTGACGACAGGCAAAATGAAAACGAAGGTTCAGGATGCGTACTCGATGCGCTCCACGCCGCAGGTGATCGGCGCGGCGCGTGATGCGATTACGTATGCCCGTTCACAAGTTGAAATTGAATTGAACGGCGTGGGCGATAACCCGATCTTCATCCCCGAAGATAAGCTGACATTGACGGGTGCGAATTTCCAGGGGTCGCCTGTGGCACTGCCCATGGACATGGCAGGTGCGGCGGTCACGATGGTGTGTGTCCTCTCCGAGCGCAGGTTGAACCGTTTGACCAACCCCGCTCTTTCTCAGGGATTGCCTGATTTCCTTGCCCACGAGCCGGGATTCTACTCCGGGTTGATGCTCAGCCAATACACCGCGGACAGTTTGATCGTGGAGCAGAGAATCCTCTCCGCGCCCGCTTCGATCCAGTCCATCCCTGCCGCCGCGGATCAGGAGGATTTCGTCTCGATGGGCATGAACACCGCCCTCAAGAACGGACAAATTCTCGATAACGCGTATGGCATTTTGGGAATCGAGTTCATGGCTGCGGCACAGGCATTGGACTTCCGCGAGTTCACGCCGGGGGCAGGGACGCAGAAAGCCCGCAAAGTGATTCGTAAATACGTGAAACATCTCGACATTGACCGTCCGTTGTATCCCGACCACAATGCGATGAAGACGCTGGTGCAATCGGGAGAGATATTGAGTAAAGTGGAGGATGTGGTGGGGAAGCTGGGATAA
- a CDS encoding GNAT family protein, whose translation MLKGKLITLRPVHDTDLEKLYDFHTDIQNRGDYFPRGILSQPAFQKQFQENGFWGREDGMFLIVNPADEILGHIEFFKTVNYLDEYELSYQVYDTEQRRKGVMTEVVDMMVRYLFETKRMNRLRLVIHPENAASRRLAEKCGFRHEGTARGAWYNKGRYQDVEIYSILHDDVITTG comes from the coding sequence ATGCTTAAAGGTAAATTGATCACTCTTCGACCTGTGCATGACACTGACCTCGAAAAGCTTTATGATTTCCACACCGACATCCAGAACCGGGGGGATTATTTCCCGCGCGGCATTCTGTCACAGCCCGCGTTCCAGAAGCAATTTCAGGAGAACGGCTTTTGGGGCAGGGAGGACGGCATGTTTCTCATCGTCAACCCTGCCGATGAGATATTGGGACACATCGAGTTTTTCAAGACAGTAAATTATTTGGACGAATATGAACTCTCCTATCAAGTCTATGATACAGAACAGCGCAGGAAAGGCGTGATGACAGAAGTTGTGGATATGATGGTCCGCTATCTGTTCGAGACCAAGCGAATGAATCGGCTCAGGCTGGTCATTCACCCGGAGAATGCGGCTTCGCGCCGCCTGGCGGAGAAATGCGGTTTTCGACACGAAGGTACAGCGCGTGGGGCATGGTACAACAAGGGTAGATACCAGGATGTCGAGATCTATTCCATCCTGCATGATGATGTGATCACCACTGGCTGA
- a CDS encoding ABC transporter permease translates to MQTTTSWRSFRMAAWLGWLIESNWTDPFLFAVYSVVKPLSGAAILVVMYGIITQGNFDSALFPYIYLGNAFYIYVGAVMTGVSWAVVDDREHYKTLKYMYIAPITIPIYLLGRGVARFVTGSIAVFITIAAGVLFLKVPLKLAEVDWLLFIVTLILGVVMLALLGLLLAGITLTVARHEGFIGEATAGALYIFSGAVFPLDVLPEWIRPVGYFMPTTYWLELLRRSLVGNVAQAFPTLANFSNMELLGILLGLSLFFGAVSIWVFKVCDARARELGLIDRTTNY, encoded by the coding sequence ATGCAAACAACAACTTCATGGCGTTCGTTCCGCATGGCGGCGTGGCTGGGATGGCTGATCGAATCCAACTGGACTGATCCCTTCCTGTTCGCCGTGTATTCCGTCGTCAAGCCGCTTTCGGGCGCGGCAATCCTGGTCGTGATGTACGGCATCATCACGCAGGGCAATTTCGACAGCGCATTGTTCCCATACATCTATCTGGGAAATGCCTTTTACATCTATGTCGGCGCGGTGATGACGGGCGTCTCCTGGGCGGTGGTGGATGATCGCGAGCATTACAAGACGCTGAAATACATGTACATTGCGCCCATCACCATTCCCATTTACTTGCTGGGACGCGGCGTGGCGCGCTTCGTCACAGGCTCGATAGCGGTCTTCATTACCATTGCCGCAGGGGTCCTGTTCTTGAAAGTCCCGCTGAAACTGGCGGAAGTGGACTGGCTGTTGTTCATCGTCACGCTCATCCTCGGCGTGGTGATGCTTGCGCTGCTGGGCCTGCTGTTGGCTGGCATCACGTTGACGGTTGCCCGCCACGAAGGCTTCATCGGCGAAGCGACGGCTGGCGCCTTGTACATTTTCAGCGGCGCAGTCTTCCCGCTGGATGTCCTGCCCGAGTGGATTCGTCCCGTTGGGTATTTCATGCCGACAACCTACTGGCTGGAACTGTTGCGGCGATCACTGGTAGGGAATGTGGCGCAAGCCTTCCCGACTCTGGCAAATTTCAGCAATATGGAACTCCTCGGCATATTGCTGGGACTGAGCCTCTTCTTTGGTGCAGTCAGTATCTGGGTGTTTAAAGTTTGCGACGCCCGTGCGCGCGAACTCGGTCTGATCGACAGAACGACGAATTATTAA
- a CDS encoding ABC transporter permease, with protein MDNQRSDAALMRPYSRKDTGWRLFFKTIIARAYPRLIGQQREVSWLVFDLIMPMLAVIAYVFVYRALNAPEEYIGFVVMGGAMTAFWMNILWSMSSQLYWEKEQGNLALYIMAPNSMMAILLGMALGGMLATALRAIVVTLLGIFLFGVTYTVLSYAQLILVFMLAMIALYGMGMMMASIFLLFGREAWHMANLAQEPIFLASGFYFPIKSLPFWVAAGASIIPLTLGMDAMRQLIFPSGSQFGFMTVRTEILILAILSVVFVVTAKILLAHIERIAVREGRITESRR; from the coding sequence ATGGACAACCAGCGTAGCGACGCAGCGTTGATGCGTCCGTATTCGCGCAAGGATACGGGCTGGCGGCTGTTTTTCAAGACCATCATCGCGCGCGCATATCCGCGGTTGATCGGGCAGCAGCGCGAAGTCTCCTGGCTGGTGTTCGACCTGATCATGCCGATGCTGGCGGTGATCGCGTATGTGTTCGTCTATCGCGCGTTGAACGCACCTGAGGAATATATCGGTTTCGTAGTGATGGGCGGCGCGATGACCGCGTTCTGGATGAACATCTTATGGAGCATGTCCAGCCAGTTGTACTGGGAAAAGGAGCAGGGCAACCTTGCGCTCTACATCATGGCGCCGAATTCGATGATGGCGATCCTGCTTGGCATGGCATTGGGCGGAATGCTGGCGACGGCATTGCGCGCCATTGTAGTGACATTGCTTGGCATCTTCCTGTTCGGTGTGACCTATACCGTGCTCAGTTATGCACAATTGATTCTGGTGTTCATGCTCGCGATGATCGCGTTATACGGCATGGGCATGATGATGGCTTCAATATTCCTGTTGTTCGGGCGTGAAGCCTGGCACATGGCGAACCTGGCGCAGGAACCGATCTTCCTTGCTTCGGGTTTTTACTTTCCGATCAAGTCTTTGCCGTTCTGGGTGGCGGCGGGCGCCTCGATCATTCCGCTCACGCTCGGTATGGACGCGATGCGTCAGTTGATCTTCCCCTCGGGATCCCAGTTCGGCTTCATGACAGTGCGGACCGAGATCCTGATCCTTGCGATTCTTTCGGTGGTGTTCGTTGTAACCGCAAAGATCCTGCTGGCACATATTGAAAGAATCGCTGTGCGTGAGGGCAGGATTACGGAGAGCCGGAGATAG
- a CDS encoding ABC transporter ATP-binding protein codes for MSALLAIETHNLGRIYKLRGSKKETRKELVALQDVNLTVERGELFGLLGPNGAGKTTLIKVLTTLLSPTSGWAHVAGADVHTEPDLVRPKINMVSGGESSGYGLLTVRENLWMFSQFYGVPSKEANERIEALLEMVGMKDRIHTKSSDLSTGLRQKMNIVRGFLTDPEVLFLDEPTLGLDVGASRDVRKFIIEWLKADKTRTLLLTTHYMVEADELCDRVAIINKGRVLACDTPSALKQRLQKDALFEIQTSPLNGLTPQMLVDQPEVTKAAIEETETGAKLSLGLVEESALARVINLFTQKDVKVMSLSKREPTLEDVFVDLVGRSMAEEEEHGQPA; via the coding sequence ATGTCCGCTTTACTTGCAATCGAAACCCATAATCTCGGCCGTATTTATAAACTGCGCGGCAGCAAAAAGGAAACCCGCAAGGAACTCGTCGCCTTGCAGGATGTAAACTTGACTGTCGAACGCGGCGAACTGTTCGGACTTTTAGGTCCGAACGGCGCCGGCAAAACGACCTTGATCAAAGTCCTGACCACGCTTCTCTCCCCGACCTCGGGTTGGGCACACGTTGCCGGGGCAGATGTCCACACTGAACCAGACCTGGTGCGCCCGAAGATCAACATGGTCTCAGGTGGCGAATCTTCGGGCTACGGCCTGTTGACCGTGCGCGAAAATCTGTGGATGTTCTCGCAGTTCTATGGCGTACCATCAAAAGAAGCCAACGAACGCATCGAAGCACTGCTCGAAATGGTCGGCATGAAGGACAGGATCCACACGAAATCATCCGACCTCTCGACGGGTTTGCGCCAGAAGATGAACATTGTGCGTGGCTTCCTGACCGACCCCGAGGTTCTGTTCCTCGATGAACCTACGCTTGGTCTGGATGTGGGCGCGTCGCGTGATGTCCGCAAGTTCATCATCGAATGGCTGAAAGCGGATAAGACCCGCACACTTTTGTTGACCACGCATTACATGGTCGAAGCAGACGAGTTGTGCGACCGCGTTGCCATCATCAACAAAGGTCGCGTGCTGGCCTGCGATACGCCGTCCGCGCTGAAACAGCGTTTGCAAAAGGATGCGCTGTTCGAGATCCAGACGAGTCCGCTGAACGGGTTGACTCCGCAAATGCTGGTGGACCAGCCCGAAGTCACGAAGGCGGCGATTGAGGAGACAGAGACGGGTGCTAAGTTGAGTCTCGGCCTGGTCGAAGAATCCGCTCTGGCGCGAGTCATCAATCTGTTCACGCAAAAGGATGTGAAGGTGATGAGCTTGAGCAAGCGCGAACCCACGCTCGAGGATGTTTTTGTTGATCTCGTGGGTCGTAGCATGGCGGAGGAGGAAGAACATGGACAACCAGCGTAG
- a CDS encoding PIG-L deacetylase family protein, translating into MENEYIPKTAMSIHAHPDDQEFSVGGTLAKWARAGCEIISVVITSGDSGSNDSTKGAEYKPELARLRETEQLAANEVLGTTQTVFLRHPDGELEPTMELRRELTLLIRKYKPDVVLSGNPEAWFYGNEYINHPDHRAAARAACEAVFPSAGSRLMFADLLAEGFEPHEVKHLYVHGMDNPDTWVDISGTIEVKIAALQKHASQVPVDEVDKWMREWAKEEAKDKEFEYAEAYRVMVLKSDEVEK; encoded by the coding sequence ATGGAAAACGAATACATCCCAAAAACCGCAATGAGCATCCACGCCCACCCAGACGACCAGGAATTCTCGGTCGGCGGCACGCTCGCCAAATGGGCCAGGGCCGGATGCGAGATCATCTCCGTCGTCATCACCAGCGGCGACTCGGGCTCGAATGACAGTACCAAAGGAGCGGAATACAAACCCGAACTGGCGCGCCTCCGCGAGACCGAACAACTGGCTGCCAACGAGGTGCTTGGCACCACACAGACGGTTTTTCTGCGCCACCCCGACGGCGAACTCGAACCAACGATGGAACTGCGCAGGGAACTCACCCTTCTCATCCGCAAGTACAAACCCGACGTGGTCCTTTCGGGAAATCCCGAAGCATGGTTTTATGGTAATGAATATATCAACCACCCCGACCATCGCGCCGCCGCCCGCGCCGCCTGTGAAGCGGTCTTTCCATCGGCCGGGTCACGGCTGATGTTCGCCGACCTGCTCGCAGAGGGGTTCGAGCCGCACGAGGTCAAGCACCTGTATGTGCACGGCATGGATAATCCCGATACCTGGGTGGATATCAGCGGGACGATTGAAGTCAAAATCGCGGCATTACAAAAACACGCCAGCCAGGTGCCGGTGGATGAAGTTGATAAATGGATGCGCGAGTGGGCGAAAGAGGAAGCCAAAGATAAGGAATTCGAATATGCCGAGGCATATAGGGTGATGGTCCTAAAGAGCGACGAAGTGGAAAAGTAA